Proteins from a genomic interval of Stenotrophomonas maltophilia:
- a CDS encoding helix-turn-helix domain-containing protein, with product MATKTIYQEAYRRLVEQLRARREAMGISQVSLASHLDWPQQTISSIEAGARRLDLLEYLRLTSALGMSAAEASSLLMSEWRAMRVPPIR from the coding sequence ATGGCAACCAAGACGATCTACCAAGAAGCATACCGGCGTCTCGTAGAGCAGCTTCGGGCGAGACGGGAGGCTATGGGAATTAGCCAAGTATCGCTTGCCTCGCACTTGGATTGGCCGCAGCAAACTATCTCTTCCATTGAGGCCGGTGCCCGGAGATTGGACTTGCTCGAGTACCTCAGGCTCACCTCGGCCCTTGGCATGAGTGCTGCAGAGGCAAGCTCGCTTTTGATGTCAGAGTGGAGGGCGATGCGCGTCCCTCCAATTCGCTAA
- a CDS encoding MerR family transcriptional regulator codes for MKISDAAAASGCHLETIRYYERIGLLPRPGRSGNGYRVYGLPDIERLRFIARGRDLGFSLEEVRSLLQLAGDEGLSCVDVDRLARSHLSDIRARMADLQRMANELERVIASCHGGQRAECTILSTLRRPASEDSLRKESSKSAT; via the coding sequence ATGAAAATCAGTGACGCCGCCGCCGCCAGCGGGTGCCATCTGGAGACAATCCGCTACTACGAGCGCATCGGCTTGCTCCCGAGGCCGGGACGATCAGGCAATGGTTACCGGGTCTACGGATTGCCGGACATTGAGCGCCTGCGCTTCATTGCCCGCGGTCGGGACTTGGGTTTCAGCCTGGAAGAGGTCCGTAGCCTGCTGCAGCTGGCCGGCGACGAGGGCCTGTCGTGCGTGGATGTGGATCGTCTGGCCCGCAGCCACTTGTCCGACATTCGCGCCCGGATGGCAGACTTGCAACGTATGGCCAACGAGCTGGAACGGGTAATCGCCAGTTGTCACGGCGGACAGCGAGCTGAGTGCACCATCCTGTCGACGCTGCGCCGGCCGGCTTCCGAGGACTCCCTACGTAAGGAATCGAGCAAGAGCGCTACCTAG
- a CDS encoding VPA1269 family protein, producing MTQLDHVTQDISQLQHYRGLGSSCEIVFNACPDKFVVTGTISPIEWRDVGVEVERSIVLKLTSSMTEFREDRNVIRAFDFKASEDGTPGTLHYLRQTWLLRAIGDQLELKSGQSLSQALALLSKDDQIRLWRRIQPEDLAGVRVAFQEGRIKKVDLRLSTVFSCEDPLAMVDQLISLLSLPAARGQKYSGIRKELIAGSSFKKIVHLILTTLWRRGLIFYSLAMTESLVAEAKAETGLTIRSGSLVQVLQDPDLFPNELFRRVCTLEIKALGKRADATQNLYLSWFLLSTNCSDIGDISPELLTATRDFKLASYKWWELLRVSFESVHGSASFPVPPRSRVFGEVRTRSLEWVLREDARLSIWTELYERMFASEYKTYTPQQYTDARHFFRWLMTLESWPSPQALDHKQVRNDGQDRDGSSFREYLDNYVTKTTRQKPGPLRAASKTGAMRQLYRVMDFNRQENLGAIALDQRLIGSLRVDNPVAEGDWIWKQAAPRRTHRSAVGTDVLEFCRELLLDRDGSGVPTFGWPQSQSSLRRDWIVVDGAHSGKWPYERSLPGGRIEIWQPTRALAIYLMLELPLRGFQVRWLDSGLGDEYVWDMRAARLVENDSALAEISRSFGVFRPLTNDVLSGNDQIGIYVTTNKTQMWNPEDFRGFTIPWPDAEIYSILDIQREWCKVAATIFHTEKLRLSDDDLNIKANVVDILPGFHVLFRDASSFAGGNRPVSSAKMEALWVLLCGEAQVEWSRRGTPLRLLTQRSGGRADAKRAIHDLHSLRVSGITSLYLKGVPVEIISKYIAGHASIAMTLHYEASDPREIRRRLHAYQHRSESNSGRDDARQLMERLESGESLSPELLKEVFGQDAFTRLLMSNDFLTESQVGIEAAKHVSGSWVWYGDGICPGAKCSEGDELGGPVKGGARSCGNCKFFLTGTAFLYGQAHRCNELMYDLRRLGLERENCYAMKRQAAVGSKAYVNAQARIEEIDANIEPKLSDRWARYQLLQKSIAATERIAPQGGAQALTSDAPREDFQVSATVTNHVQLLKELSQSSDILNAGQENMGPVLELNSIINVVLSKCGIDPFLLGVPDSVGRATTTVVAEAMQNLFRMHYNCTDTDAYRRIQNVYESVDAMVDPVLAASLASVADAFKPMLQAGASSAVTWDEDVGERLLGKKAHD from the coding sequence GTGACACAGCTCGATCACGTTACACAGGACATTTCTCAGCTACAGCACTATCGTGGATTGGGCAGCAGTTGCGAGATCGTCTTCAACGCATGTCCGGATAAGTTCGTCGTTACGGGAACGATTTCGCCAATCGAGTGGCGCGATGTCGGTGTAGAGGTTGAGCGTTCGATAGTCCTCAAGCTTACAAGCTCGATGACGGAATTTCGGGAGGATAGGAATGTCATTCGTGCTTTTGACTTCAAGGCATCAGAGGACGGCACGCCTGGTACGCTCCATTACCTGCGCCAAACCTGGTTGTTACGCGCGATTGGTGATCAACTAGAACTGAAGTCGGGCCAGAGTCTCTCCCAGGCGCTAGCGCTTCTCAGCAAAGACGACCAGATCCGACTGTGGCGTCGCATACAGCCGGAAGATCTGGCAGGGGTCCGAGTTGCTTTTCAGGAGGGTCGGATTAAGAAAGTCGACTTGCGTCTGAGCACTGTGTTCAGCTGCGAAGATCCTCTGGCCATGGTGGATCAACTCATCTCTCTCCTTTCCCTGCCGGCAGCGAGAGGTCAGAAGTACTCGGGTATACGGAAAGAGCTGATCGCTGGATCCTCATTCAAGAAGATCGTCCATCTGATCCTGACAACGCTCTGGCGCCGCGGCCTTATTTTTTACTCTCTCGCGATGACAGAGTCCTTGGTTGCAGAGGCTAAAGCTGAGACAGGGCTAACCATCCGTAGCGGTTCTCTGGTACAAGTTCTTCAGGATCCTGATCTTTTCCCGAACGAACTGTTCAGGCGCGTTTGCACCCTTGAAATCAAGGCGCTCGGCAAGCGGGCGGATGCAACTCAGAATCTGTACTTGTCATGGTTTCTCCTTTCGACTAATTGCAGCGACATCGGTGACATATCACCTGAACTGTTGACAGCAACTCGTGATTTCAAGCTCGCGTCCTACAAATGGTGGGAGCTTCTCCGAGTAAGCTTCGAATCGGTGCACGGCTCAGCTAGCTTTCCAGTTCCCCCTCGATCCAGGGTGTTTGGGGAAGTTCGCACTCGGTCACTTGAGTGGGTCCTGCGCGAAGATGCCCGACTCTCTATTTGGACGGAGCTGTATGAGCGGATGTTTGCGTCGGAGTACAAGACGTACACCCCTCAGCAGTACACTGATGCTAGACACTTCTTCCGTTGGCTTATGACTTTGGAGTCGTGGCCATCTCCTCAGGCACTTGACCACAAGCAGGTACGGAATGATGGGCAAGACCGTGATGGCAGTTCATTTCGAGAGTACTTGGATAACTACGTCACAAAGACGACCAGGCAGAAGCCCGGTCCTTTAAGAGCAGCATCCAAGACAGGCGCAATGCGCCAGCTTTACCGCGTAATGGATTTCAACAGGCAAGAGAACTTGGGCGCGATTGCGCTCGATCAGCGATTGATTGGGTCTTTGCGAGTTGATAACCCAGTTGCAGAAGGTGACTGGATTTGGAAGCAGGCCGCCCCACGACGGACTCATCGCTCTGCTGTCGGGACGGACGTGCTGGAGTTCTGCCGAGAACTGCTTCTTGATCGCGATGGCAGCGGTGTCCCAACGTTTGGCTGGCCGCAGTCACAGAGCTCCCTCAGGCGCGACTGGATCGTGGTCGATGGAGCACATAGCGGAAAGTGGCCATATGAACGCAGTCTGCCTGGGGGCCGAATTGAGATATGGCAGCCCACACGTGCGCTTGCGATCTATTTGATGCTTGAGTTGCCACTTCGCGGATTTCAGGTCAGGTGGCTCGACTCTGGTCTGGGCGACGAGTACGTGTGGGATATGCGCGCGGCGAGGCTTGTAGAGAACGATTCGGCGCTCGCTGAAATCTCTAGGAGCTTTGGTGTCTTCCGTCCCCTAACGAATGACGTGCTGTCGGGCAACGATCAGATTGGCATCTACGTCACTACAAACAAGACGCAGATGTGGAATCCCGAAGATTTTCGCGGATTCACTATTCCCTGGCCGGACGCGGAGATTTACTCCATCCTTGATATCCAGCGGGAGTGGTGCAAGGTTGCCGCAACAATTTTTCATACGGAGAAGTTGAGGCTGTCGGATGATGATCTCAACATCAAAGCCAATGTTGTCGACATCCTTCCGGGATTTCACGTGCTGTTTCGAGATGCCTCAAGCTTCGCAGGTGGCAATAGACCAGTATCGTCGGCAAAGATGGAGGCTCTCTGGGTACTGTTGTGCGGGGAAGCTCAGGTCGAATGGAGCAGGAGAGGAACGCCGCTACGGCTTCTCACTCAGAGATCGGGTGGCCGCGCGGACGCGAAGAGGGCCATTCACGACCTTCACTCCCTCCGAGTCTCGGGGATTACATCGCTGTATCTAAAGGGCGTTCCGGTAGAGATCATCAGCAAGTACATAGCGGGTCATGCATCGATCGCGATGACACTGCACTATGAGGCATCAGATCCCCGGGAGATACGCCGCAGGCTACATGCCTATCAGCATCGTTCTGAGTCGAACTCTGGGCGGGACGATGCCCGCCAGCTGATGGAGCGTCTCGAGTCAGGCGAATCGCTCTCTCCCGAGCTTCTTAAGGAGGTATTCGGTCAGGACGCATTCACGCGGCTTCTCATGTCAAACGACTTCCTGACCGAAAGCCAAGTCGGGATAGAGGCGGCTAAGCATGTGTCAGGAAGCTGGGTTTGGTATGGGGATGGAATCTGCCCCGGCGCTAAGTGCAGCGAGGGTGATGAGCTGGGAGGACCGGTAAAGGGCGGAGCCAGGAGCTGTGGGAACTGCAAGTTCTTTTTGACCGGAACCGCGTTCCTGTACGGGCAGGCTCACCGCTGCAATGAGCTCATGTACGATCTTCGCCGTCTCGGCCTGGAGCGCGAAAATTGCTACGCGATGAAGCGTCAGGCTGCTGTTGGATCGAAGGCGTACGTGAATGCTCAAGCTAGAATCGAGGAAATAGATGCGAACATCGAGCCGAAGCTTTCTGACCGGTGGGCACGGTATCAGCTTCTTCAGAAGAGCATTGCAGCTACGGAACGAATCGCTCCTCAAGGAGGAGCTCAGGCTCTGACGAGTGACGCGCCTCGCGAAGATTTTCAGGTTTCGGCGACTGTGACGAATCATGTCCAGCTTTTGAAGGAGTTGTCGCAGAGTTCAGATATCCTCAACGCTGGACAGGAGAACATGGGGCCTGTCTTGGAGCTCAACTCCATCATCAACGTGGTGCTCTCCAAATGTGGCATCGATCCCTTCTTGCTTGGCGTTCCGGACAGTGTTGGACGCGCGACAACCACCGTGGTTGCCGAGGCGATGCAGAATCTCTTCCGGATGCACTATAACTGCACGGACACAGACGCCTACAGACGGATTCAGAACGTCTATGAATCCGTTGACGCAATGGTTGACCCTGTACTCGCGGCGAGTTTGGCGAGCGTCGCAGATGCGTTCAAGCCAATGCTACAAGCTGGTGCATCGTCTGCAGTGACGTGGGATGAAGATGTCGGTGAGAGACTGCTAGGGAAGAAGGCGCATGACTGA
- a CDS encoding site-specific integrase, which produces MKCGGEAPLTGDLYVLVQEYAEARFRGTWIAGEDPTGLYWRRVRISTVSEEIRALDRYSRFVAKLHDSPVFNPDEHALVKVARFYRSAREAGRSDALVHLRGVRRRRSKAAPTINRRMTESDKAAMRAKHLSPTEMIETVEHGARSPRDKMLLLLLGYAGLRISEPLHLYVNDVVELFRETGASKIRLEHPENGSCVSSTTEDRSGFLARVYKRLPRSQLGRGHREFAGWKGMVLTEADSANRYAFWLEESITGRYFRRCLEAYFDDHKSLLRTGRLRHPYLFFNTTRNGALNYGQPLSLSCAHELVDRAFRRVGIRAGSHACRHHYGFYAADVLQIPQETLMRMMHHSSIVSTDTYYHVSAASVRARISGTDIRRIPYARPEFPSSWGKP; this is translated from the coding sequence ATGAAGTGCGGCGGCGAGGCTCCGCTTACCGGTGATCTGTACGTGCTCGTGCAGGAGTATGCCGAGGCTAGATTTCGCGGCACTTGGATTGCCGGTGAAGACCCAACGGGCCTCTACTGGAGGCGGGTCCGAATCTCAACTGTGAGCGAAGAGATCCGGGCGCTGGATCGCTACTCCAGGTTTGTGGCCAAGCTGCACGACTCCCCTGTGTTCAATCCGGACGAGCATGCCCTAGTCAAGGTCGCTCGATTCTATCGGTCTGCCCGCGAAGCTGGCCGGAGCGATGCGCTCGTCCATCTGAGAGGAGTACGCCGACGAAGAAGCAAAGCAGCTCCGACGATAAATCGCAGAATGACCGAGAGTGACAAGGCGGCTATGCGGGCGAAGCATCTCTCGCCGACGGAAATGATAGAGACGGTAGAGCATGGGGCACGGTCGCCAAGAGACAAGATGTTGTTACTGCTGCTTGGCTATGCGGGACTTCGCATCTCTGAGCCACTGCATCTGTATGTCAATGACGTTGTCGAGTTGTTTCGCGAAACGGGTGCATCGAAGATTCGCCTTGAGCATCCCGAGAATGGGAGTTGCGTGTCGTCGACTACAGAGGATAGGTCTGGCTTCCTCGCAAGGGTGTACAAGCGCCTCCCGCGAAGCCAACTGGGAAGGGGACATCGTGAGTTTGCAGGGTGGAAGGGAATGGTTCTGACCGAAGCTGATTCCGCAAACAGATATGCTTTCTGGCTGGAGGAGAGCATCACGGGCAGGTATTTTCGCCGCTGCCTTGAAGCGTACTTCGATGATCACAAGTCATTGCTCAGGACGGGGCGCCTTCGCCACCCGTATCTCTTTTTCAACACCACGCGTAATGGAGCATTGAACTATGGGCAACCATTGAGTCTTTCGTGCGCACACGAGCTGGTTGATAGAGCGTTCAGGCGTGTAGGGATAAGGGCAGGATCGCACGCATGTCGCCACCACTATGGCTTCTATGCCGCTGACGTACTTCAGATCCCTCAAGAAACGCTGATGAGGATGATGCACCACAGCTCGATTGTCAGCACAGATACCTACTACCATGTCAGCGCCGCTTCTGTCAGGGCGAGGATCTCGGGAACTGACATCCGCAGAATTCCATACGCGAGGCCAGAATTCCCAAGCAGCTGGGGTAAGCCGTGA
- a CDS encoding TolC family protein, translating into MSVRWAALAALLLTGAVAMPAVAAELMTLDDAFARVAQTHPELRLVDARATVLAAERDKAMQRPPWTLGAEVENALGTGAAGGLDSAELTLSLSSVLERGGKLEARRTLAQSRIDALAVQRETGRLDLLAETAQRYLAVVGADRQRSLADIDVGQRQRTVVAARQRLQAGASPESVLLTAQAALARAELKRDRAEQQRLAARQHLAALWGERTPTFEVVPADPMALPAIASMQTLADELERTPELAQFADARRIAQARLQLARSAASPDLSWQLGVRRLQETDDTALVASLSMPLGSRSRAQPEIRAGEAELQVLTIEREAKGLSLYSTLVEAHGRYTVAQAEVARLHDDVLPKLARAEQAAERAYRAGAISYLEWAQLQSERTAMAQQQLDVALDAQRALIEIQRLTGQALVTPPAAASTGETP; encoded by the coding sequence ATGTCTGTGCGATGGGCGGCCTTGGCCGCGTTGCTGTTAACGGGCGCAGTAGCGATGCCTGCGGTGGCGGCCGAATTGATGACCTTGGACGATGCCTTTGCACGCGTAGCCCAAACCCATCCGGAGCTGCGTCTGGTCGATGCGCGAGCCACTGTCCTCGCTGCCGAGCGAGATAAGGCGATGCAGCGTCCACCGTGGACGCTCGGTGCCGAGGTCGAAAACGCGCTGGGCACCGGCGCGGCCGGTGGCTTGGACAGCGCCGAGTTGACCTTGAGCCTGAGTTCGGTGCTGGAGCGCGGCGGCAAGCTCGAAGCCCGCCGTACCTTGGCACAAAGCCGGATTGATGCGCTGGCCGTGCAGCGCGAGACCGGGCGCCTGGACTTGCTAGCCGAGACGGCGCAGCGCTATTTGGCTGTCGTTGGTGCCGACCGGCAACGAAGCCTAGCGGACATCGATGTTGGCCAGCGCCAGCGAACCGTGGTCGCCGCCAGGCAGCGCCTGCAGGCCGGCGCCTCACCCGAGTCGGTGCTGCTCACCGCGCAGGCAGCGCTTGCGCGGGCCGAGCTGAAGCGTGATCGGGCCGAGCAACAGCGACTCGCTGCTCGTCAGCATCTGGCTGCTTTGTGGGGCGAACGTACTCCCACCTTCGAAGTGGTCCCGGCCGATCCGATGGCCCTGCCGGCGATCGCCTCCATGCAGACGCTGGCCGATGAGTTGGAACGGACTCCGGAATTGGCGCAGTTTGCCGACGCCCGCCGGATCGCGCAGGCACGCCTGCAGCTGGCGCGTTCAGCGGCCTCACCGGACCTGTCCTGGCAGCTCGGAGTGCGTCGACTACAGGAGACCGATGACACCGCGCTGGTCGCCAGCTTATCCATGCCGCTGGGCAGCCGCAGCCGCGCACAGCCAGAGATTCGAGCCGGCGAAGCCGAGCTGCAGGTCCTGACGATCGAGCGCGAGGCCAAGGGCCTGTCGCTGTACTCCACGCTGGTCGAAGCCCATGGCCGCTACACCGTGGCACAGGCCGAGGTGGCGCGCCTGCACGACGACGTGTTGCCGAAGCTGGCCCGAGCCGAGCAGGCCGCTGAGCGTGCCTATCGTGCTGGGGCGATCAGTTACCTGGAATGGGCACAGTTGCAGTCCGAACGCACCGCCATGGCCCAGCAACAGCTGGACGTCGCCTTGGATGCGCAGCGCGCCCTGATCGAAATTCAACGACTGACCGGCCAGGCCCTTGTCACGCCGCCGGCTGCCGCTTCCACTGGAGAGACCCCATGA
- a CDS encoding cation diffusion facilitator family transporter — protein sequence MSDCGCHHEAKNAQERRVLWIALALNAAMAVIGGIAGWIAHSTGLLADALDMLSDATAYAIGLVAIGRTARFKANAAWVSGSVLLILGVGVLVEVGRRVLHGAEPVSGWMIGTALLSLVVNLAVLRMLAPLKSGEVHLRATWLFTRADVVANVGVILAGLLVWWLASPYPDFVIGAFIGLYVMKEAFEILGDARRARADARKTPA from the coding sequence ATGAGTGATTGCGGCTGCCACCACGAGGCAAAGAACGCGCAGGAACGGCGCGTGCTGTGGATCGCTCTGGCACTGAACGCTGCAATGGCGGTGATTGGCGGCATTGCCGGCTGGATCGCCCATTCCACCGGCTTGCTTGCCGACGCACTGGACATGCTCTCCGACGCCACGGCCTACGCCATTGGGTTGGTCGCTATCGGTCGGACGGCGCGCTTCAAGGCCAACGCTGCTTGGGTTAGCGGTAGCGTGCTGCTGATTCTGGGCGTTGGCGTGCTGGTCGAGGTCGGCCGCCGCGTACTCCACGGGGCTGAACCGGTAAGCGGGTGGATGATCGGTACGGCTCTATTGTCGCTAGTGGTCAATCTCGCGGTCCTTCGCATGCTGGCGCCACTGAAGTCTGGCGAAGTACATCTGCGGGCAACGTGGCTTTTCACCCGAGCCGATGTGGTAGCCAACGTGGGCGTGATCCTGGCTGGCCTACTGGTGTGGTGGCTGGCCAGTCCATATCCAGATTTCGTAATCGGTGCCTTTATCGGCCTCTACGTGATGAAGGAAGCCTTTGAAATATTGGGCGACGCGCGCCGGGCACGCGCCGACGCGCGCAAGACCCCTGCATGA
- a CDS encoding NIF family HAD-type phosphatase, with the protein MKPSILALDLEGTLISNAISQIPRPGLCRFLEDVRSHFSQLMMFTTVPEERFRSIADLLVREGSAPPWFASLEYIHWTGSTKDLRLATPKLGAALLLDDHRPYVHPGQEHLWVQIPLFASPYPSEDEGLAIALRLLLDRIHATGNFTEASLQEQLKPQAEATGAPRRSDACSSAQKILSDAAVRRDELAAQWHSAAEVSSQLGPSLTSGSGLAGQLRRAGQLLGVYVTKPVPGYRYPDWQFGENGEPVEYLAEILSVLRALDHFEIEPDGLFRSTGWSEAEWFLSPHALLNGMPPAEALTSDPARVLRAARTEFGQEDS; encoded by the coding sequence ATGAAGCCGAGCATTCTGGCATTGGACCTCGAAGGGACACTCATTTCCAATGCGATAAGCCAGATTCCAAGACCCGGCCTCTGTCGGTTCTTGGAGGACGTCCGATCGCACTTCAGTCAGCTCATGATGTTTACGACTGTACCGGAAGAGCGCTTTCGCAGCATTGCCGATTTGTTGGTTCGTGAAGGAAGCGCGCCTCCGTGGTTCGCGAGCCTTGAATACATCCATTGGACGGGCAGCACGAAGGATCTACGACTAGCCACACCAAAATTAGGCGCGGCCTTGCTGCTTGATGATCATCGCCCCTATGTACACCCAGGACAGGAGCATCTGTGGGTTCAGATACCTCTGTTTGCGTCTCCCTACCCGTCAGAGGACGAGGGATTAGCGATCGCGCTTCGACTCCTGCTCGATCGCATCCACGCAACCGGCAATTTCACTGAAGCATCTCTCCAAGAACAGCTAAAGCCACAGGCAGAAGCAACGGGCGCACCACGGCGTTCCGACGCCTGCTCATCGGCCCAGAAGATCCTGTCCGACGCCGCCGTCAGGCGAGATGAACTTGCCGCACAGTGGCATAGCGCCGCCGAAGTCAGTTCACAGCTCGGCCCGTCATTGACCAGTGGTAGCGGCCTAGCCGGTCAGCTGCGCAGAGCCGGCCAGCTACTCGGGGTCTATGTAACGAAGCCTGTGCCCGGCTATCGCTACCCAGACTGGCAGTTTGGTGAGAATGGCGAACCCGTTGAATATTTGGCAGAAATCCTGTCAGTACTGCGTGCACTCGATCATTTCGAGATCGAGCCGGACGGGCTATTTCGCAGCACCGGATGGAGTGAGGCAGAGTGGTTTCTCTCACCGCACGCTCTGCTCAACGGCATGCCACCTGCCGAAGCCCTGACCTCTGATCCAGCTCGCGTGCTGCGGGCGGCCCGTACCGAGTTCGGGCAAGAGGACTCATAG
- a CDS encoding protein-tyrosine phosphatase family protein, translated as MFRTSHTHPLHIATIAVGVSGGAVGVTFAPGKFQKAAMTGPWSRDIDVDLCAIRQWGAGYLISLIEPWEFDELRIAALPKRAMAQGIKWYGLPIVDGAAPNSSFLEAWRELGPALSRELLRGSRAVVHCKGGLGRAGTVACLLLLETGTAATGEQAMSMVRQVRTGAIETREQEDFIRAWSPGPGSQATGN; from the coding sequence ATGTTCAGAACTAGTCACACACATCCTCTGCATATCGCCACGATCGCTGTCGGAGTCAGTGGCGGCGCAGTAGGTGTAACTTTCGCGCCAGGGAAGTTTCAGAAGGCCGCGATGACGGGGCCATGGAGTCGTGACATTGACGTGGATCTTTGCGCGATTCGCCAGTGGGGCGCGGGGTACTTGATCTCCCTGATTGAGCCATGGGAGTTCGATGAGCTTAGGATTGCCGCGCTGCCAAAGCGGGCGATGGCGCAGGGAATCAAATGGTACGGACTTCCAATCGTAGACGGCGCAGCGCCGAACAGTTCTTTCTTGGAGGCATGGCGCGAGCTGGGTCCAGCACTCAGTCGTGAATTGTTGCGCGGAAGCCGCGCAGTTGTTCATTGTAAGGGCGGGCTAGGACGAGCTGGCACCGTAGCGTGCTTGTTGCTTCTAGAAACAGGCACGGCTGCCACAGGTGAGCAGGCCATGAGCATGGTTCGTCAGGTCAGGACGGGTGCGATCGAGACGCGTGAGCAGGAGGACTTCATACGCGCCTGGAGTCCAGGTCCGGGCAGCCAAGCTACAGGCAACTGA